A part of Legionella sainthelensi genomic DNA contains:
- a CDS encoding FAD-binding protein: MKRYILKIFKAVVLFTVCGISQAANNPGPELNDIHSKLNLTRLDSIVYPTSIAEISKIIKHAKSKGLAVSISGGRHSMGGQQFGVGTVNISMSHYNKIISFDDKKGILEVEAGIEWPKIVDWLLKHQKNNKAWGIRQKQTGADNLSMGGALSSNIHGRGLNMSPVISDVESFSIVDAQGNLKNCSRTENNELFKLAIGGYGLFGVIATVKLRLMPVVVLQREVKIIDIKNFIPQATRKIAEGYLYGDFQFDIDPQSSGFMERGIYSFYKPVSENIRQVPTKQNELSTQDWTYLLNLAHTNKSKAFDVYSKYYLKTDGQRYRSDTNQMGVYVNDYHDNINKSSSEVISEIYVPRNNLATLFNQLREDFRKYHVNVIYGTVRLIKKDNESYLSWAKNNYAAIVFNFHVDHSPEGIEKAKHDFRLIIDRAEAYGGSFYLTYHRWARKDQILLAYPQFISFLKLKLKYDPNEVFQSDWYRYYKKMFSKELS, from the coding sequence ATGAAAAGGTATATTTTAAAAATTTTTAAAGCAGTAGTTCTATTTACAGTTTGCGGCATCTCTCAGGCTGCAAACAATCCCGGCCCGGAATTGAATGATATTCATTCAAAACTTAACCTAACCCGACTTGACAGTATTGTCTACCCAACTTCTATTGCTGAAATAAGTAAAATAATAAAACATGCAAAGTCAAAAGGTTTAGCAGTAAGCATCAGCGGCGGTAGACACTCCATGGGAGGACAGCAGTTTGGTGTTGGCACTGTCAATATCAGCATGTCGCATTATAACAAGATTATTAGTTTTGATGATAAAAAGGGTATTTTGGAAGTTGAAGCAGGTATAGAGTGGCCTAAGATTGTCGATTGGCTGCTAAAACATCAGAAAAATAATAAAGCCTGGGGGATAAGGCAAAAACAGACTGGGGCTGATAATTTAAGTATGGGAGGAGCCCTTTCATCGAATATTCATGGGCGTGGGCTCAATATGTCTCCAGTGATTAGTGATGTAGAATCTTTTTCCATTGTAGATGCACAGGGGAACCTGAAAAACTGCAGTCGCACAGAGAACAACGAATTATTTAAATTAGCGATTGGTGGCTATGGTTTATTTGGTGTTATTGCCACAGTGAAATTGCGGTTAATGCCAGTGGTTGTTTTACAGCGGGAAGTAAAAATTATTGACATTAAAAATTTTATTCCCCAAGCCACCAGAAAAATTGCTGAGGGCTACCTGTATGGGGATTTTCAATTTGATATTGATCCACAATCATCGGGGTTTATGGAAAGAGGGATTTATTCTTTTTACAAGCCTGTCTCGGAAAACATTCGACAAGTACCTACAAAACAAAATGAATTATCAACTCAAGACTGGACTTATTTGCTTAATTTGGCTCACACTAACAAGTCAAAGGCCTTTGATGTCTATTCCAAATATTACTTGAAAACTGACGGTCAGCGGTATCGCTCTGATACTAACCAAATGGGGGTATATGTTAATGATTATCATGACAACATCAATAAAAGCTCTTCTGAAGTGATTAGTGAAATTTATGTACCCCGTAATAACTTAGCGACATTATTTAATCAGCTACGCGAGGACTTTCGCAAATACCATGTGAATGTTATCTATGGAACAGTGAGATTAATTAAAAAGGATAATGAAAGTTACCTTTCTTGGGCCAAAAATAATTATGCTGCAATTGTATTTAATTTTCATGTAGATCACTCTCCAGAAGGAATCGAAAAAGCGAAACATGATTTTCGGCTCATAATAGACCGCGCAGAAGCATATGGTGGAAGCTTTTATTTAACTTATCACCGATGGGCCCGCAAAGATCAAATTCTTTTAGCCTATCCACAATTTATAAGTTTTCTGAAACTCAAATTAAAATATGACCCTAATGAAGTGTTCCAATCCGACTGGTATCGATATTATAAAAAAATGTTTAGTAAAGAATTAAGCTGA
- a CDS encoding DUF6962 family protein codes for MTEIYVAITDFFITFVCLGFTWMIWQYRHGNSPFVGIWILFFLSIAFSSFLGGVVHGFFANEESLYYKCLWIFTLLSLGVTAVSCWILGGYYLFKIDRLFIWILFVILLYLPYSVIVIFFTQNYAVAMYNYLPALVFLLIANLIVLKKDKKVFCLWIIAGICISFLAAYIQQSQVSFSVNIHYNSVYHLIQVIALFMIFKGVTLQLPPKRT; via the coding sequence ATGACGGAGATATATGTTGCAATTACTGACTTTTTTATCACTTTTGTTTGCCTGGGGTTCACTTGGATGATTTGGCAGTACCGACATGGAAATAGTCCTTTTGTTGGTATATGGATATTATTCTTTCTATCGATTGCCTTTTCATCCTTTTTGGGTGGTGTAGTCCATGGATTTTTTGCTAATGAAGAAAGCCTTTATTACAAATGTCTGTGGATTTTTACATTACTGAGCCTCGGCGTCACCGCTGTGTCTTGTTGGATTTTAGGCGGTTACTATCTTTTCAAAATCGATAGATTATTTATCTGGATTCTTTTTGTTATCCTGCTCTATCTTCCTTACTCAGTCATCGTTATATTTTTTACTCAGAACTATGCTGTAGCTATGTATAATTATCTTCCTGCACTAGTTTTTTTACTCATAGCAAATCTCATCGTGCTTAAAAAAGATAAAAAAGTATTTTGTCTTTGGATAATTGCTGGTATTTGTATTAGTTTTTTAGCTGCTTATATCCAACAGTCGCAAGTTTCATTTTCAGTCAATATTCATTACAATTCTGTGTATCATTTGATTCAGGTAATTGCTTTATTTATGATTTTTAAAGGTGTAACGCTTCAGTTACCTCCCAAAAGGACCTGA
- a CDS encoding LysR family transcriptional regulator, whose translation MEFKLLRIFIEVVRQGNFSKAAELLFATQSTVSKAIKQLEDELGVPLIERFKRHNVPTAAGEIVYRRGIKLLADRDDLLKELDEIRGLKQGKLRLGISPVGSSTLFAPLFARYSQRYPGIEVELIEHGSDKLAECLRAGSIDFAGTLLPISEEFDCQPVRSEPIVALLASSHPFAARDSISLKELKDTPFILFGSGFALHRLILDACGRVGFQPKVVAQSSQIDFMLELVSSGLGVAFLPRMISAERPNPQIHSLLLDDDMLQWNMAMTWRRNAYLSTAAKAWLELIREVVQVRN comes from the coding sequence ATGGAATTTAAATTGCTTCGTATATTTATAGAGGTTGTACGTCAAGGTAATTTTTCCAAAGCAGCAGAACTTCTTTTTGCCACTCAGTCCACGGTAAGTAAAGCAATCAAACAGCTTGAGGATGAACTGGGAGTGCCGCTCATTGAGCGTTTTAAACGCCATAATGTACCCACTGCAGCAGGTGAAATCGTTTATCGCCGAGGAATTAAACTTCTTGCAGATCGGGACGATCTTCTTAAAGAGCTTGATGAGATTCGTGGTTTGAAGCAAGGAAAACTTCGGTTGGGTATCTCTCCTGTGGGTAGTTCCACTTTATTTGCACCGCTTTTTGCACGCTACAGCCAACGTTATCCTGGTATTGAAGTAGAACTTATAGAGCATGGCAGTGATAAGCTTGCAGAATGTTTGCGCGCGGGTAGTATCGATTTTGCAGGAACTTTATTGCCTATTTCTGAAGAGTTTGATTGTCAACCAGTTCGAAGTGAACCCATTGTGGCGCTCTTGGCATCTAGCCATCCTTTTGCAGCTCGAGATTCTATTTCATTAAAAGAACTTAAAGATACTCCCTTCATCCTGTTTGGTAGTGGTTTTGCCTTGCATCGATTAATTCTGGACGCATGTGGTCGTGTTGGTTTTCAACCCAAAGTGGTTGCACAAAGCAGCCAGATTGATTTTATGTTGGAACTTGTTTCCTCAGGCCTAGGGGTTGCTTTTCTACCACGAATGATTAGCGCTGAGCGACCAAACCCACAGATTCATTCTCTGTTACTTGATGACGACATGCTGCAATGGAATATGGCTATGACATGGCGCCGCAATGCCTATCTTTCAACTGCGGCAAAAGCCTGGTTGGAGTTGATTCGCGAAGTGGTACAGGTACGTAATTAA
- a CDS encoding CidA/LrgA family protein has protein sequence MAKTIRQNSLFQVLLVFIFWLSCDLVVKLIKLPVSGGVLGLGIVLLLLMTKHLQLDSIKSGAQLLLADMLLFFIPAVLAVLEHKEFIGFLGLKIFFVIVLSTLAVMLITALVVDYCYHWRNNHAKSYSL, from the coding sequence ATGGCAAAAACGATTCGGCAAAACTCTTTATTTCAAGTACTCTTAGTTTTTATTTTTTGGTTATCTTGCGACCTGGTTGTGAAACTTATCAAGCTCCCAGTGTCTGGAGGCGTATTGGGTTTGGGTATTGTTTTACTACTCTTAATGACAAAACATCTACAACTAGACAGCATAAAATCTGGAGCTCAATTACTCTTGGCAGATATGCTTCTTTTTTTTATTCCCGCGGTACTTGCAGTACTAGAGCATAAAGAGTTTATCGGATTCCTAGGGCTTAAAATATTCTTTGTTATTGTGCTTAGCACCCTGGCCGTAATGTTGATCACTGCCCTAGTTGTTGATTATTGCTACCATTGGAGAAATAACCATGCCAAGTCATATTCTCTCTGA
- a CDS encoding LrgB family protein: MPSHILSEPVIQALFWSTLTITIYYISKKLYNKWPFWWLMPLTFAPLILASLVSLLDVNYQDYLSGTRWLVQLIGPATVAFAIPIYEQHALIRQHWPILLIGVIAGSITSLSSSWLLASLIGLDEQIRLSLIPHSISTPFALEASRSIGAPAELTALFVVITGILGAIIGDILLKYVSCHSSLAKGALFGAGAHSAGTAQARKIGNTEGAIASLVMILSGLFNIILLPFMNHVLMRG, from the coding sequence ATGCCAAGTCATATTCTCTCTGAGCCAGTCATACAAGCACTTTTCTGGTCAACTTTAACCATCACAATCTATTATATTTCCAAAAAACTATACAATAAATGGCCATTTTGGTGGCTTATGCCACTTACTTTCGCACCGCTCATTCTTGCAAGTCTTGTTTCTTTGCTTGATGTGAATTATCAAGATTATTTAAGCGGGACTAGATGGTTAGTGCAACTAATTGGACCTGCTACAGTTGCCTTTGCAATCCCCATTTATGAGCAACATGCACTCATTCGCCAGCATTGGCCAATACTTCTAATTGGCGTCATTGCTGGAAGTATCACTTCACTGTCATCAAGTTGGTTATTAGCCAGTCTTATAGGGCTTGATGAGCAAATACGATTAAGTTTAATACCGCACTCTATCAGCACACCCTTTGCTCTAGAGGCCTCGCGCAGCATTGGCGCCCCCGCTGAACTCACTGCATTATTCGTCGTCATTACCGGTATATTGGGAGCGATTATTGGCGATATTTTACTCAAATACGTATCATGTCATTCCTCCTTAGCTAAAGGTGCTCTTTTTGGAGCAGGAGCCCATTCCGCCGGGACAGCACAGGCACGTAAAATAGGAAATACTGAAGGTGCGATTGCTAGCCTGGTAATGATTTTATCAGGTTTATTCAATATAATCCTTCTCCCTTTTATGAATCACGTTCTAATGCGAGGATAA
- a CDS encoding cation diffusion facilitator family transporter, whose amino-acid sequence MKMPDGLHERRALKLSIAVTFLLAVVGILFGLLSGSLAIVFDGMFNMVDTVMSVLALFVTRLLTSKGSRRFQYGYWHVEPMVLVLNGSILILLCAYALVNAIGSLMSGGHELNFDWAFVFAFLVFFLSTGMYFYLIKENRHIKSEFLRLDIQSWLMSALISSSLLIAFGIAALLDGGAYGYFTPYIDPLILAILSACLIFVPMGAVRDAMRDIFRMAPLGLDEKIREFLDELTKQRGFKTYTSYVAKIGRAQFIEIHIVVPKSYPIASIEALDEIRNEIAAAIGEDTPERWLTIAFTANENWI is encoded by the coding sequence ATGAAAATGCCAGATGGACTTCATGAACGACGAGCTCTTAAACTATCAATAGCTGTTACCTTTCTCTTAGCCGTAGTAGGTATTTTATTTGGTTTATTATCAGGTTCATTGGCTATTGTCTTTGATGGTATGTTTAATATGGTTGATACGGTTATGTCAGTTCTGGCCCTTTTTGTTACCCGTCTTTTAACCAGTAAGGGAAGTCGAAGATTTCAATATGGTTACTGGCATGTGGAACCTATGGTACTTGTTTTGAATGGTAGTATTTTGATACTGCTCTGTGCCTATGCATTAGTAAACGCAATTGGCAGTTTAATGTCTGGTGGGCATGAACTGAATTTTGATTGGGCATTTGTGTTTGCTTTTTTGGTGTTTTTTTTATCGACAGGGATGTATTTTTATTTGATTAAAGAAAACCGCCACATTAAGTCCGAATTTTTACGATTAGATATTCAAAGTTGGTTAATGTCAGCATTAATTTCATCTTCTCTCCTAATCGCATTTGGAATTGCAGCCTTGTTGGATGGGGGAGCCTACGGATATTTTACACCCTATATTGATCCACTCATATTAGCGATTCTTTCTGCTTGTTTGATTTTTGTGCCTATGGGGGCGGTTCGTGATGCGATGCGAGACATATTTCGCATGGCGCCCTTAGGTCTTGATGAAAAAATAAGAGAGTTTTTAGATGAACTTACCAAACAGCGCGGTTTCAAAACCTACACAAGTTACGTTGCAAAAATTGGACGTGCACAATTTATTGAAATACATATCGTAGTACCTAAAAGCTACCCAATTGCAAGCATTGAAGCCTTGGATGAAATTCGTAATGAAATAGCGGCAGCTATTGGAGAAGATACGCCAGAACGCTGGCTAACTATTGCTTTTACTGCAAATGAAAACTGGATTTAG
- the dbpA gene encoding ATP-dependent RNA helicase DbpA, giving the protein MIQSKHTDQYMSFSLLPLRQELIKSLAAANYENMTPIQMQSLPLILRNEDIIAQAKTGSGKTAAFALSLLNNLKISFFAVQGLVLCPTRELAEQVSQATRRLACLMPNVKIINLSGGIPMKPQLDSLRHGAHIIVGTPGRVLKHLKNASLDLSQVKTLVLDEADRMLDMGFFDDIKSIISVCPQQRQTLLFSATYPEEIKQISKQFMRNPQEVHVETPSGEIDIEEYFYEVTKQAQKFPLLKSLLLHYRPASTLIFCNTKQQTVEVTDQLIEEGFSAIALNGDMEQVDRDLAVLRFANHSCSILVATDVAARGLDIKELSAVINFDLAFDHDVHIHRIGRTGRAGSKGIALSITTPADAQRICAIEDNLQHSISWGNMSTLENHHTARLVPEMVTLCLSSGKKDKIRPGDILGALTKDAGLAGNTVGKINITATHSYVAIHHSQADKAHQYLQSGKLKGRKINVRKIITC; this is encoded by the coding sequence ATGATTCAATCAAAACATACCGATCAATATATGTCATTTTCTTTGCTCCCGCTTCGCCAAGAATTAATAAAAAGCCTTGCTGCTGCAAACTATGAAAATATGACTCCTATTCAAATGCAAAGCCTGCCTCTAATTCTTAGAAATGAAGATATTATTGCTCAAGCCAAAACAGGTAGTGGAAAGACCGCTGCTTTTGCTTTGTCTCTATTAAATAATTTAAAAATTTCTTTTTTTGCCGTGCAGGGTTTAGTGCTGTGTCCTACCCGTGAACTGGCAGAACAAGTAAGCCAAGCTACCCGTCGATTAGCCTGTTTGATGCCTAATGTCAAAATTATTAATTTATCCGGTGGTATCCCTATGAAGCCTCAGCTTGATTCATTAAGACATGGAGCCCATATTATTGTAGGCACACCCGGGAGAGTTCTTAAGCATTTAAAAAACGCCTCTTTAGATTTATCCCAGGTAAAAACTTTAGTTTTAGATGAGGCTGATAGAATGTTGGATATGGGATTTTTTGATGACATTAAAAGCATTATTTCGGTTTGTCCTCAACAACGTCAAACCTTACTTTTTTCTGCGACTTATCCTGAAGAAATCAAACAGATTTCAAAACAATTTATGAGGAACCCGCAAGAAGTTCATGTCGAAACTCCTTCTGGAGAAATTGATATTGAAGAATATTTTTATGAGGTAACGAAACAAGCGCAGAAATTTCCCTTATTAAAGTCATTACTATTACACTATCGACCCGCTTCAACATTAATCTTCTGTAATACCAAGCAACAAACAGTGGAGGTCACAGACCAGCTCATCGAAGAGGGTTTCAGTGCTATCGCTTTAAATGGTGATATGGAGCAAGTTGATCGTGATCTTGCTGTGTTACGTTTTGCCAATCATAGTTGCTCTATTCTTGTCGCCACTGATGTGGCAGCACGGGGACTTGATATAAAGGAACTTTCTGCAGTGATTAATTTTGATCTTGCTTTTGATCACGATGTCCATATTCATCGTATTGGTCGAACTGGGCGCGCAGGAAGTAAAGGCATTGCCTTAAGTATTACCACACCTGCAGATGCACAACGAATTTGTGCCATTGAAGATAACCTACAGCATTCGATTAGCTGGGGAAACATGAGTACATTAGAAAATCACCATACTGCTCGGCTAGTGCCAGAAATGGTTACGCTTTGTCTTTCGTCCGGTAAAAAAGATAAAATTCGTCCCGGAGACATCCTAGGGGCATTAACCAAAGATGCAGGGCTGGCAGGAAATACTGTAGGAAAAATTAACATCACCGCCACGCATTCCTATGTTGCAATCCACCACAGCCAAGCAGATAAAGCGCACCAATATTTACAAAGTGGAAAATTAAAAGGACGTAAAATTAATGTGCGTAAAATTATAACATGTTGA
- a CDS encoding DUF4156 domain-containing protein, translating to MKKILSLTVLSILISSCASIPANPQANRVIASPNPIPKGCKYLGQVVGNQGNFFTGSFTSNRNLEEGAMNDLKNKAAKLGANYIQLVTNRAGVTGSMNGAFNSHGGFMSGSSEQTNVTNLGNAYLCPPKSIGLD from the coding sequence ATGAAAAAAATTTTGTCGCTAACTGTCCTTTCCATTTTGATCAGCAGCTGTGCTTCTATTCCAGCTAATCCACAAGCAAACCGTGTTATTGCCTCTCCCAATCCTATACCCAAAGGCTGTAAATACTTAGGGCAAGTTGTTGGAAATCAAGGTAATTTCTTTACTGGAAGCTTTACTTCTAACCGTAACTTAGAAGAAGGTGCCATGAACGATCTTAAAAATAAAGCAGCAAAATTAGGTGCAAACTACATTCAATTAGTGACCAACCGTGCCGGAGTTACTGGTTCAATGAACGGTGCGTTTAATAGTCATGGTGGTTTTATGAGTGGCAGCTCGGAACAAACAAACGTTACCAACTTAGGAAATGCCTATCTGTGCCCACCAAAATCAATCGGATTGGACTAA
- a CDS encoding sodium:calcium antiporter: MILALFLLFVSAIAIYISCEYFVNAIEWVGHKFNISKNATGTILAAFGTALPESVVTFVAVVFGNTPAQKEIGIGAAIGGPLVLSTIAYSIVGLTFFIQNHSRKPLISKTTELRLGHDQIWFMKIFVVKILLGLAVFSYKPWLGIGFLIAYAFYVKQEIQGTDDPEHLDFLEPLKIRPHDDSPSHNWALLQTLLSLIVIFISSHVFVQQLGTIGPALGLPPQMVALLLSPIATELPEILNAIIWVRQGKQILALANISGAMMIQATIPSALGIFFTPWILDAASLWGAVITLLSIWGLYLLLQKSELTSSRLSYFGLFYFLFAIGLFSFNTEINILSQLAKQ, encoded by the coding sequence ATGATTTTAGCTCTTTTTCTGCTCTTCGTGTCCGCTATAGCAATCTATATTTCCTGTGAATATTTTGTTAATGCCATAGAATGGGTTGGACATAAATTTAACATAAGTAAAAATGCTACCGGTACAATACTTGCAGCGTTTGGGACGGCCCTACCTGAAAGTGTAGTCACTTTCGTAGCCGTAGTATTTGGTAATACGCCGGCACAAAAGGAAATTGGCATTGGCGCCGCAATCGGCGGGCCTTTAGTATTATCAACCATCGCTTACTCTATTGTTGGATTGACGTTTTTTATCCAAAACCATTCAAGAAAACCATTGATATCTAAAACAACAGAGCTTCGTCTCGGACATGATCAGATCTGGTTTATGAAAATATTTGTAGTAAAAATTTTACTTGGGCTCGCTGTTTTTAGCTATAAACCATGGTTAGGAATAGGATTTCTGATCGCCTACGCTTTTTATGTAAAGCAGGAAATACAGGGGACGGATGATCCAGAACACCTGGATTTTTTAGAGCCCCTGAAAATAAGACCCCATGATGATAGTCCTTCACATAATTGGGCTTTATTGCAAACTCTTTTGTCGCTCATTGTTATTTTCATAAGCTCACATGTTTTTGTCCAGCAACTTGGAACGATAGGACCAGCTTTAGGCTTGCCTCCCCAGATGGTTGCTTTATTATTAAGTCCAATAGCTACAGAGCTTCCAGAAATATTAAACGCTATAATATGGGTTCGCCAAGGAAAACAAATACTCGCTTTAGCTAATATTAGTGGAGCAATGATGATTCAAGCGACCATTCCAAGCGCTTTAGGAATCTTTTTTACACCATGGATTTTAGATGCGGCGTCTTTGTGGGGAGCTGTAATTACATTATTATCAATTTGGGGGCTCTACCTCTTACTCCAAAAAAGTGAATTGACCAGCTCTCGTTTATCCTATTTTGGATTGTTTTATTTTCTATTTGCAATAGGGCTTTTTTCATTTAATACTGAAATTAATATTCTAAGCCAGTTGGCCAAGCAATGA